Proteins encoded by one window of Bacillus sp. DTU_2020_1000418_1_SI_GHA_SEK_038:
- the ftsA gene encoding cell division protein FtsA — MNNNEIYVSLDIGTSSVKVIIGEMVNDSLNIIGVGSVQSEGLRKGAIVDIDETVHSIRKAIEQAERMIGMEITSVIVGITGNHVMLQPCHGVVAVSSENREITDEDVARVIDAAQVVSIPPERDIIDVIPKQFIVDGLDEISDPRGMIGVRLEMEGTIITGSKTILHNSLRCVERAGLEILDITLQPLAAGAYALSKDEKNLGVALVDIGGGSTTIAIFEQGNLKATSVLPVGGDHITKDLSIGLRTSTEDAEKIKIKHGYAFYDHASEEEVFSVPIIGSDQHQQFNQLEISDIIEARMEEIFELIQNEVRRLGSQDLPGGFVLTGGVANTQGILELAQVIFQNRVRIAIPDYIGVREPQFTTAVGLIKFAYKNAKIQGRKMSMGAGAGAPVHTQELKEKRVQKQPQPKKPEKQPEEKITSRVKKFLGYFFE, encoded by the coding sequence ATGAACAACAATGAAATATATGTAAGTCTTGACATCGGTACATCCAGCGTAAAAGTTATCATAGGAGAAATGGTCAATGACTCTTTAAATATAATTGGTGTCGGCAGTGTGCAATCTGAAGGTCTAAGAAAGGGTGCCATTGTTGATATAGATGAAACGGTTCATTCAATTAGGAAGGCAATTGAACAGGCTGAAAGAATGATAGGAATGGAAATTACAAGTGTAATAGTTGGCATCACGGGCAACCATGTTATGCTCCAGCCTTGTCATGGTGTAGTTGCTGTTTCAAGTGAAAACAGAGAGATTACAGATGAAGATGTAGCTAGAGTCATCGATGCAGCTCAAGTGGTTTCAATTCCGCCGGAAAGAGATATTATTGACGTCATTCCGAAACAATTCATTGTTGATGGATTAGATGAAATTAGTGATCCGCGAGGAATGATAGGTGTACGCCTGGAAATGGAAGGCACCATTATAACTGGATCCAAGACCATTTTACATAATTCATTACGTTGTGTTGAACGTGCAGGCCTTGAAATACTTGATATTACGCTTCAGCCTTTGGCAGCTGGTGCTTACGCATTGTCGAAGGATGAGAAGAATCTCGGTGTGGCCCTAGTTGATATTGGCGGCGGTTCAACAACAATAGCTATATTTGAACAGGGAAATTTAAAAGCTACAAGTGTTCTTCCAGTTGGGGGAGACCATATAACAAAGGATTTATCAATCGGTCTCCGCACATCAACAGAGGATGCTGAAAAGATAAAAATCAAGCATGGGTATGCTTTTTATGACCATGCTTCAGAGGAAGAGGTTTTCAGTGTACCGATAATTGGAAGTGATCAGCACCAGCAATTTAATCAGTTGGAAATTTCGGATATCATTGAAGCCCGAATGGAAGAAATCTTTGAACTGATCCAAAATGAAGTGAGAAGACTAGGCTCTCAAGATCTCCCAGGAGGCTTTGTGCTAACAGGAGGAGTTGCAAATACACAAGGTATTCTTGAATTAGCACAAGTCATTTTTCAAAATCGGGTTCGAATTGCCATCCCAGATTATATTGGTGTTAGGGAACCGCAATTTACTACTGCTGTTGGCTTAATTAAATTTGCATATAAAAATGCGAAAATTCAAGGCAGAAAAATGTCTATGGGAGCTGGGGCAGGGGCCCCCGTTCATACTCAGGAATTAAAAGAAAAGCGTGTTCAAAAACAACCGCAACCAAAAAAGCCGGAAAAGCAACCGGAAGAAAAAATAACATCAAGAGTGAAGAAGTTCCTCGGATACTTTTTTGAATAG
- the ftsZ gene encoding cell division protein FtsZ, with protein sequence MLEFDTNLDSLATIKVIGVGGGGNNAVNRMIEHGVQGVEFIAVNTDAQALNLSKAEVKMQIGGKLTRGLGAGANPEVGKKAAEESKEQIEEALRGADMVFVTAGMGGGTGTGAAPVIAQIARDLGALTVGVVTRPFTFEGRKRSTQAAGGIASMKEAVDTLIVIPNDRLLEIVDKSTPMLEAFREADNVLRQGVQGISDLIAVPGLINLDFADVKTIMSSKGSALMGIGVAAGENRAAEAAKKAISSPLLETSIDGAQGVLMNITGGTNLSLYEVQEAADIVATASDQDVNMIFGSVINENLNDEIVVTVIATGFNEEIAQPKPSRPTFGQPKPAINPIKREQKREEVSHEPVRNNYTQQTDEALDIPTFLRNRNRRR encoded by the coding sequence ATGTTGGAATTTGATACTAATTTAGATTCATTGGCAACGATAAAAGTCATCGGCGTTGGCGGCGGTGGTAACAACGCGGTTAACCGTATGATTGAACATGGTGTGCAAGGTGTAGAATTTATTGCAGTTAACACAGATGCCCAGGCACTTAATTTATCTAAGGCAGAAGTGAAAATGCAAATTGGCGGTAAGCTTACCCGTGGACTTGGTGCAGGTGCAAACCCTGAGGTCGGAAAGAAAGCTGCTGAAGAGAGTAAAGAGCAGATTGAGGAAGCTCTTAGAGGAGCGGATATGGTGTTTGTAACTGCCGGTATGGGTGGTGGTACAGGAACGGGTGCTGCACCTGTAATTGCTCAAATTGCCAGAGATCTTGGTGCATTAACGGTAGGAGTCGTTACGCGTCCGTTTACCTTTGAAGGACGAAAACGTTCTACACAAGCTGCAGGCGGTATTGCTTCTATGAAAGAAGCTGTTGACACATTAATCGTGATTCCTAATGATCGTTTATTAGAAATTGTAGATAAAAGTACGCCGATGCTTGAGGCTTTCCGTGAGGCAGATAATGTGCTTAGACAGGGTGTACAAGGTATCTCTGACTTAATCGCTGTTCCAGGACTAATTAATCTGGATTTTGCGGATGTTAAAACAATTATGTCCAGCAAAGGTTCAGCATTAATGGGAATTGGCGTTGCTGCTGGGGAGAACCGTGCTGCGGAAGCTGCGAAGAAAGCCATTTCCTCACCATTACTAGAAACATCCATTGATGGTGCTCAGGGTGTACTTATGAACATTACTGGTGGAACAAATTTAAGCCTTTATGAGGTACAAGAGGCAGCGGATATTGTTGCAACTGCATCTGACCAGGATGTTAACATGATTTTTGGATCGGTTATCAATGAAAACCTAAATGATGAGATTGTCGTTACTGTTATTGCTACTGGCTTCAATGAAGAAATTGCTCAGCCAAAACCATCAAGGCCAACTTTTGGACAACCAAAACCTGCAATAAATCCAATAAAACGTGAGCAAAAAAGAGAAGAAGTTTCTCATGAACCAGTTAGAAATAACTATACTCAACAAACCGATGAAGCATTAGACATCCCTACATTTTTAAGAAATAGAAATCGTAGAAGATAA
- the hmpA gene encoding NO-inducible flavohemoprotein has product MLDQKTIDIIKSTVPVLEQHGEEITKKFYELMFGNHPELLNIFNHANQKQGRQQKALANTVYAAAKYIDQLEVIVPAVVQIAHKHRSLGILPEHYPIVGKHLLLAIKAVLGEAATDEIIGAWEKAYGVIADAFINVEKDMYEKAGNQQGGWEYFRDFKIERIVKESEVITSFYFTPVDGEPIAEFIPGQYISIKLTNIPNEQYTHIRQYSLSQSKDKTFYRISVKREDSIGNKPAGIVSTYLHNNAKVGDIIEISAPAGDFVLEEQSNRPTVLLSGGVGITPMLCMLHELADKNQETTFIHAAINGNVHAFVNEVKQITEKNELVKSYYCYEKPTALDKENGIYSKEGYITSDWLNKVITNKDATVYMCGPIGFMQVLYEALMEAGIKKENIRYEFFGPAMELKEAQTV; this is encoded by the coding sequence ATGTTAGATCAAAAAACAATTGACATTATTAAAAGTACAGTTCCAGTTCTCGAACAGCATGGAGAAGAAATTACAAAAAAATTCTATGAATTAATGTTTGGTAATCACCCAGAATTACTAAACATCTTTAATCACGCAAATCAAAAACAAGGCAGACAGCAAAAAGCGCTTGCAAATACTGTATATGCCGCCGCGAAATATATTGATCAACTGGAAGTGATTGTACCGGCTGTAGTACAAATAGCGCATAAGCATAGATCTTTAGGTATATTGCCTGAGCATTATCCAATAGTAGGAAAGCACTTGCTATTAGCTATAAAAGCAGTATTAGGAGAGGCTGCAACTGATGAGATTATTGGTGCTTGGGAAAAGGCCTATGGCGTTATTGCCGATGCATTTATTAATGTAGAAAAGGATATGTATGAAAAAGCGGGCAATCAGCAAGGGGGCTGGGAGTATTTCAGAGACTTTAAAATTGAAAGAATCGTAAAGGAAAGTGAAGTTATTACCTCTTTTTACTTTACACCAGTCGATGGGGAGCCTATCGCAGAGTTTATTCCGGGACAATACATTAGTATTAAATTAACGAATATTCCTAATGAACAATACACACATATTCGTCAATATAGTTTATCTCAATCAAAAGATAAAACATTTTATCGCATTTCTGTAAAGAGAGAGGATTCAATTGGTAATAAACCAGCTGGCATCGTTTCTACATACTTGCATAACAATGCGAAAGTTGGCGATATAATCGAAATTAGTGCACCTGCTGGTGATTTTGTATTAGAAGAACAATCTAATCGGCCAACCGTTCTACTTAGCGGTGGGGTAGGCATTACACCGATGCTTTGCATGCTCCATGAACTAGCTGATAAAAACCAAGAAACTACCTTTATCCATGCAGCAATTAACGGGAACGTCCATGCATTTGTAAATGAAGTTAAGCAAATAACTGAGAAGAATGAATTAGTAAAAAGCTATTACTGCTATGAAAAACCAACTGCTCTTGATAAAGAAAATGGTATCTATAGTAAAGAAGGCTATATTACCTCTGATTGGTTAAATAAAGTGATCACAAACAAAGATGCTACAGTCTATATGTGCGGTCCGATTGGCTTTATGCAAGTTTTGTATGAAGCATTGATGGAAGCTGGCATCAAAAAGGAAAATATTCGCTATGAATTCTTCGGACCGGCCATGGAATTAAAAGAGGCACAAACTGTATAA
- the spoIIGA gene encoding sigma-E processing peptidase SpoIIGA produces the protein MEVYLDIIWALNFLFDSLLLYLTAVILKRDIKFWRLFTGGLIGSAIILLSLTPLSTFSSHPFAKLLFSIFMVLTVFGFKRFRYFINGLMTFYLTTFLIGGTLIGVHYFIQFDFKLSSSVMVASVKGFGDPISWVFVLIGFPLAWHFSKRNMDRIEMTKIQYDSLIKVIVSINGELFRFIGLIDSGNQLYDPITKTPVMFISLKNRIEDFPNDIVKMAQKPESIILGDEMVSPDWEYRMRIVPYKVVGQEHQLIIAIKPDYIVLEKENDLIKVEKGLVSFSMQQLSADDAFQCIVHPKMLTTTKKVTTEGYAKHA, from the coding sequence TTGGAGGTTTATTTAGATATTATTTGGGCATTAAATTTTTTATTTGATAGCCTGCTGCTGTACTTAACTGCTGTCATCTTAAAAAGAGATATAAAGTTTTGGAGGCTTTTTACAGGGGGATTAATAGGGTCTGCCATCATATTGTTATCCCTTACTCCATTGAGTACGTTCTCATCACATCCCTTTGCTAAATTGTTATTCTCTATTTTCATGGTTTTAACGGTTTTTGGCTTTAAAAGATTTCGCTACTTTATTAACGGACTGATGACATTTTATTTAACAACCTTTTTAATTGGCGGAACACTGATTGGGGTACATTATTTTATTCAATTTGATTTTAAGCTTTCTTCCTCTGTAATGGTTGCAAGTGTAAAAGGGTTTGGGGATCCAATCAGCTGGGTATTTGTATTAATTGGGTTTCCATTAGCCTGGCATTTTTCTAAGCGTAATATGGATCGAATTGAGATGACAAAAATCCAATACGATAGTTTGATTAAAGTCATTGTTTCAATAAATGGAGAATTATTCAGGTTCATAGGTCTTATCGATAGTGGGAATCAGCTTTATGATCCAATTACAAAAACGCCCGTCATGTTTATTTCATTAAAAAATCGGATTGAGGATTTTCCAAACGATATTGTAAAAATGGCCCAAAAACCGGAAAGTATCATTCTCGGTGATGAAATGGTCTCTCCTGATTGGGAGTATAGAATGAGAATTGTTCCTTACAAAGTAGTTGGACAAGAACACCAGCTAATTATTGCGATTAAGCCTGACTATATAGTTTTAGAAAAAGAAAATGATTTAATAAAGGTTGAAAAAGGCTTGGTATCATTTTCAATGCAGCAGCTATCTGCAGATGATGCATTTCAATGCATTGTCCATCCTAAGATGCTAACCACTACAAAAAAGGTTACTACAGAGGGATATGCTAAGCATGCATAG
- the sigE gene encoding RNA polymerase sporulation sigma factor SigE: MKRLKLRLSYYWYKLLMKLGLRTDEVYYIGGSEALPPPLSKEEEELLLEKLPNGDKAARSILIERNLRLVVYIARKFENTGINIEDLISIGTIGLIKAVNTFNPEKKIKLATYASRCIENEILMYLRRNNKIRSEVSFDEPLNIDWDGNELLLSDVLGTEEDIITKDLEANVDKKLLSKALHQLSDREKQIMELRFGLGTGEEKTQKDVADMLGISQSYISRLEKRIIKRLKKEFNKMV; the protein is encoded by the coding sequence ATGAAACGGTTAAAACTTCGCTTATCATACTATTGGTATAAATTATTAATGAAGCTTGGACTTAGAACAGATGAAGTATATTATATTGGTGGAAGCGAAGCACTGCCCCCTCCTCTTAGCAAGGAAGAAGAGGAACTGTTATTAGAAAAACTTCCGAACGGTGATAAAGCTGCTAGATCCATTTTAATTGAAAGAAATTTAAGACTGGTAGTTTATATTGCCAGGAAGTTTGAAAATACAGGAATCAATATTGAAGACTTAATTAGCATTGGCACCATTGGCCTTATAAAAGCAGTAAATACCTTTAATCCCGAAAAGAAAATAAAGCTTGCTACATATGCATCAAGGTGTATTGAAAATGAGATTTTAATGTATTTAAGAAGAAATAATAAAATTCGCTCTGAGGTTTCCTTTGATGAGCCATTGAATATTGATTGGGATGGAAATGAACTGCTTTTATCAGATGTATTGGGTACGGAGGAAGATATTATTACGAAGGATCTCGAAGCAAATGTAGATAAGAAACTCTTATCAAAGGCTTTACATCAGTTATCTGATAGAGAAAAGCAAATTATGGAGCTGCGTTTCGGTCTCGGAACAGGGGAAGAGAAAACCCAAAAGGATGTAGCTGATATGCTGGGCATCTCACAATCGTATATTTCAAGATTAGAAAAGCGTATTATTAAGCGGCTTAAAAAAGAATTTAATAAAATGGTATAG
- the sigG gene encoding RNA polymerase sporulation sigma factor SigG — MTRNKVEICGVDTSKLPVLKNEEMRELFKQMHKGDITAREKLVNGNLRLVLSVIQRFNNRGEFVDDLFQVGCIGLMKSIDNFDLSQNVKFSTYAVPMIIGEIRRYLRDNNPIRVSRSLRDIAYKALQVRERLMSKTSREPTAVEIAKELDVPHEEIVFALDAIQDPVSLFEPIYNDGGDPIYVVDQISDEKSKDIQWIEEIALKEGMRRLNDREKLILRKRFFQGKTQMEVAEEIGISQAQVSRLEKAAIKQMNKNIQS, encoded by the coding sequence TTGACTCGAAATAAAGTAGAAATTTGCGGTGTTGATACATCAAAGCTTCCAGTTTTGAAAAACGAAGAAATGAGAGAGCTCTTCAAGCAAATGCATAAGGGGGATATAACCGCACGGGAAAAACTCGTCAACGGTAATTTACGCCTAGTTCTCAGCGTTATCCAGCGTTTTAATAACAGGGGTGAATTTGTTGATGATCTATTCCAGGTCGGCTGTATCGGTCTAATGAAGTCTATTGATAATTTTGATTTAAGTCAAAACGTTAAGTTTTCCACCTATGCTGTTCCCATGATAATAGGCGAAATTAGAAGATATTTGCGTGATAATAATCCGATACGCGTCTCTCGTTCACTAAGGGATATTGCTTATAAGGCACTGCAAGTAAGAGAACGATTAATGAGTAAAACATCGAGAGAGCCGACAGCAGTTGAAATTGCGAAGGAGCTTGATGTGCCGCATGAAGAAATTGTATTTGCTTTAGATGCAATTCAAGACCCTGTGTCCTTATTTGAACCCATTTATAATGATGGGGGAGATCCAATTTATGTAGTGGATCAAATAAGCGATGAAAAAAGTAAGGATATTCAATGGATTGAGGAAATAGCCTTAAAAGAAGGAATGAGAAGGTTAAACGATCGGGAAAAGCTAATTCTGCGTAAACGCTTTTTTCAAGGGAAAACTCAAATGGAAGTTGCTGAAGAAATCGGCATCTCTCAGGCACAAGTATCAAGACTTGAGAAAGCTGCCATCAAACAAATGAATAAAAATATTCAAAGCTAA
- a CDS encoding YlmC/YmxH family sporulation protein — protein MIRISDFQMKDVINVANGKKLGNVGDIDINVQTGKINAVIIGGTGKVLGFFGRDEDLIIPWRNILKIGEDVILVRYVSGNMEKDVDEDE, from the coding sequence ATGATAAGAATATCAGATTTCCAAATGAAGGATGTCATAAATGTAGCAAATGGCAAGAAGCTTGGTAATGTGGGGGATATAGATATTAATGTGCAAACTGGGAAAATAAACGCTGTTATCATTGGAGGAACAGGAAAGGTATTAGGCTTTTTTGGTCGGGACGAGGATCTGATTATTCCTTGGAGAAATATCTTAAAGATTGGGGAAGATGTCATCCTTGTTCGTTATGTGAGTGGTAATATGGAGAAAGATGTCGATGAAGATGAGTAA
- the pgeF gene encoding peptidoglycan editing factor PgeF: MEPFIFKKSEYFVINEWEEKFPRLLAGFTSKKGGVSKGAYSSMNLGLHVNDSLQSVRQNREHMGEILGFPLHTWVSAEQTHDIHIEKVVKEDRGRGSLQYEDSFNATDGFFTTDTGLLLTLCYADCVPLYFFHEKSKAIGVAHAGWKGTVNGIAREMVAMYKQEGMDIEGLHAVIGPSICGNCYIVDNRVISLINKNLADYHPKPYTQIEDNQYFLDLKQLNKDILIKSGVLEKNISVTNLCTSCENNDFFSHRRDKGKTGRMMSFIGWKEDF, encoded by the coding sequence ATGGAACCATTTATTTTTAAAAAAAGCGAGTATTTTGTCATTAATGAATGGGAAGAAAAGTTTCCTCGTTTACTTGCAGGATTTACGAGTAAAAAAGGCGGCGTTAGTAAAGGTGCTTACTCTTCTATGAATCTCGGGCTTCATGTAAATGATTCATTACAATCTGTTAGACAAAATCGGGAACATATGGGTGAAATCCTAGGGTTCCCGCTTCATACTTGGGTTAGTGCAGAACAAACCCATGACATACACATAGAAAAGGTTGTAAAGGAAGACAGAGGGAGAGGCTCATTACAATATGAGGATTCTTTCAATGCAACAGATGGCTTTTTTACAACGGATACAGGATTGCTACTAACCTTATGCTACGCTGACTGTGTTCCTCTATATTTCTTCCATGAAAAGTCCAAGGCAATTGGTGTTGCTCACGCAGGATGGAAGGGGACAGTCAATGGAATTGCTAGAGAAATGGTTGCAATGTATAAACAAGAAGGGATGGATATAGAAGGTCTTCATGCCGTTATTGGTCCATCCATTTGTGGTAATTGTTATATTGTAGACAATCGTGTTATATCATTAATAAACAAGAACTTAGCTGATTATCATCCTAAACCTTATACTCAAATAGAGGATAATCAATATTTTCTTGATTTAAAGCAATTAAATAAAGACATCCTAATTAAATCAGGCGTCTTGGAAAAAAATATAAGTGTAACAAATTTATGTACCAGCTGTGAAAACAATGATTTCTTCTCGCACCGAAGAGATAAAGGGAAAACAGGAAGAATGATGAGTTTTATTGGCTGGAAGGAGGATTTCTAG
- a CDS encoding YggS family pyridoxal phosphate-dependent enzyme: protein MKVIENLKAIQHKINEACERANRNSEDIKVIAVTKYVSTERALEALDAGIIHLGENRDDGLLEKWEVIKDKPVWHFIGTLQSRKVKNIIDKVEYIHSVDRLSLAQEINKRANKKINCFIQVNVSGEESKQGIHPEEVKEFIAELSHYPNILVSGLMTMAPLTSDDEILRSCFQKLKRLQTDIQELKLEYAPCHELSMGMSNDFEIAIEEGATMIRIGTALVGNEE from the coding sequence ATGAAGGTCATTGAAAATCTAAAAGCAATTCAACATAAAATAAACGAAGCTTGTGAAAGAGCTAATCGAAATAGTGAGGATATTAAGGTTATTGCTGTAACTAAATACGTATCAACTGAACGTGCCTTAGAAGCACTTGATGCGGGTATTATCCATTTAGGAGAAAATCGAGATGACGGGCTCCTAGAAAAATGGGAAGTGATCAAGGACAAGCCGGTATGGCATTTTATTGGTACTTTACAATCTAGAAAAGTAAAGAATATTATTGATAAAGTGGAATATATTCACTCCGTGGACAGGTTGTCGCTTGCTCAAGAAATAAATAAGCGTGCAAACAAGAAAATTAATTGTTTTATTCAAGTTAATGTTTCAGGTGAAGAGTCAAAGCAGGGAATTCATCCTGAAGAGGTTAAGGAATTCATTGCAGAGCTAAGTCATTATCCTAATATTCTTGTATCCGGCTTAATGACAATGGCTCCGCTAACTTCTGATGATGAAATATTGCGATCATGCTTCCAAAAGCTTAAAAGACTGCAAACTGACATACAAGAGTTGAAATTAGAATACGCACCTTGTCATGAGCTATCAATGGGTATGTCAAATGACTTCGAGATTGCCATTGAAGAAGGTGCAACAATGATTCGGATAGGAACTGCTCTAGTAGGAAACGAGGAATAG
- a CDS encoding cell division protein SepF encodes MSIKSKFKTFFFLDDEYDDREEEYMEEEPEQPKQPQSQKQQVQKNNVVSLQSVQKSSKVVLIEPRVYAEAQDIADQLKNRRAVVVNLQRIDRDQAKRIVDFLSGTVYAIGGDIQKIGTDIFLCTPDNIEVSGNISQIMQETEYESSRW; translated from the coding sequence ATGAGCATAAAATCTAAATTTAAAACATTTTTCTTCCTAGATGATGAATACGATGATCGGGAAGAGGAATATATGGAAGAAGAGCCCGAACAACCAAAACAGCCTCAATCTCAAAAACAGCAGGTTCAGAAGAATAATGTAGTCAGTCTTCAAAGTGTTCAAAAGTCCTCCAAGGTGGTTTTAATTGAACCACGTGTGTATGCTGAAGCCCAAGACATTGCTGATCAATTGAAAAACAGAAGAGCAGTTGTCGTTAATTTACAAAGAATTGATCGGGACCAGGCAAAAAGAATTGTGGACTTCTTGAGTGGGACCGTCTATGCAATTGGCGGGGATATCCAGAAAATAGGGACTGATATTTTCTTATGTACACCTGATAATATCGAGGTCTCCGGTAATATTTCGCAAATCATGCAAGAAACTGAATACGAAAGTTCGAGGTGGTAA
- a CDS encoding YggT family protein gives MGIILSVLTSIIYYYSWALIIYILLSWFPNARESGIGQFLGRICEPYLEPFRKIIPPLGMIDISPIVAILVLRFASSGLAQLFVWIA, from the coding sequence ATGGGAATTATACTTAGTGTGTTAACATCGATTATCTACTATTATTCATGGGCATTAATCATTTATATTTTATTGTCCTGGTTTCCTAATGCACGGGAGTCAGGAATTGGGCAGTTTTTAGGAAGAATTTGTGAACCGTATTTAGAGCCATTTAGAAAAATTATTCCCCCACTTGGAATGATTGATATATCTCCAATTGTGGCTATTTTAGTTCTGCGCTTTGCATCCAGCGGATTAGCTCAATTGTTCGTTTGGATTGCATAA
- a CDS encoding RNA-binding protein, translating to MSVYQHFRPEEKGFIDQVLNWKNSVEITYAPKLTEFLDPREQEIIRQLIGMNNDVKIHLFGGFELAERKRALLYPEYLQPEEEDFQISLFEVDYPKKFVNLEHPQVLGSLMSLGLKRVKYGDILFEGDSIQFFVTRDIEHYISTQLNTIGKASVSLIYQPLNRALQSKEIWSEQSVTSTSLRLDTVASAIHNISRQKSQTLIQQGLTKVNWTLIENPAFEVRESDIISIRGYGRAKIIALEGKTKRDKWKITAGKQK from the coding sequence ATGTCTGTTTATCAGCACTTTCGACCTGAAGAAAAAGGTTTCATTGATCAGGTTCTAAACTGGAAGAATTCTGTAGAAATTACATATGCACCGAAATTAACTGAATTTCTGGATCCAAGAGAGCAGGAAATCATCAGACAATTGATTGGAATGAATAATGATGTAAAGATACATCTGTTTGGCGGATTTGAACTAGCTGAAAGGAAGCGTGCTTTGCTATATCCTGAATACTTACAGCCCGAGGAGGAAGATTTTCAAATATCTTTATTTGAAGTTGACTATCCCAAAAAGTTTGTTAATTTGGAACATCCTCAAGTGCTTGGCAGCCTTATGTCCCTTGGACTAAAAAGGGTGAAATATGGTGATATCCTCTTTGAAGGTGATAGTATCCAGTTTTTTGTTACGAGAGACATTGAACACTATATTTCTACTCAATTGAACACAATTGGCAAGGCCTCAGTCAGCTTAATATATCAGCCTTTAAACAGAGCACTGCAGTCGAAGGAAATATGGTCTGAACAATCTGTAACCTCAACATCTTTACGGTTAGATACTGTTGCTTCTGCCATTCATAATATTTCAAGGCAGAAATCTCAAACTTTAATTCAACAAGGTCTTACTAAAGTAAATTGGACTTTAATTGAAAATCCAGCTTTTGAAGTGAGAGAAAGTGATATAATTTCTATAAGAGGGTATGGACGAGCAAAAATTATTGCTTTGGAAGGAAAGACCAAAAGGGATAAATGGAAAATAACTGCGGGAAAACAAAAATAA
- a CDS encoding DivIVA domain-containing protein: MPLTPLDIHNKEFSKGFRGYDEDEVNEFLDQVIKDYEILIREKKDLEERLNDQNERIGHFTTIEETLNKSIVVAQEAAEEVRRNAQKEAKLIIKEAEKNADRIVNESLSKARKIALEIEELKKQSKVFRTRFKMLIEAQLDLLNNDDWDHLLEYKLDATELKSAQEEDSLA, translated from the coding sequence ATGCCATTAACACCGTTGGATATTCATAATAAAGAATTCAGCAAAGGATTCCGAGGTTATGATGAAGATGAAGTAAATGAATTTCTTGACCAAGTAATTAAAGACTATGAAATTCTGATCAGAGAAAAGAAGGACTTAGAGGAAAGACTGAATGATCAAAACGAACGGATTGGCCATTTTACCACAATCGAGGAAACGTTAAATAAATCAATTGTAGTAGCCCAAGAGGCGGCAGAAGAAGTAAGAAGAAACGCACAAAAGGAAGCAAAGCTTATCATTAAAGAAGCTGAGAAAAATGCGGATCGAATTGTCAATGAATCATTATCTAAGGCAAGAAAAATTGCCCTTGAAATTGAGGAATTAAAAAAGCAATCAAAGGTGTTCAGAACTCGCTTTAAAATGCTGATCGAAGCTCAGCTTGATTTGTTAAATAACGATGACTGGGATCATTTGCTCGAATATAAGCTTGATGCTACAGAATTAAAATCCGCTCAAGAAGAGGATTCATTAGCTTGA